In the genome of bacterium, one region contains:
- the cmk gene encoding (d)CMP kinase, with amino-acid sequence MNPDNIVITMDGTCGSGKSTIAKRLADRLGIIYLDTGAMYRALTWKALQSGADLEDEEALARLAERTEIRLERGDEGTRVFVDGGEVTREIRTPEVTNAVKFLADPPAVREILVRRQREIGAMRPVVAEGRDTGTVVFPAADFKFFIDAPIEVRTDRRYREFLQKGIKTTREEVERDLKARDHADYSRPVGALKMAEDGILVDTGQTNDIQANLEKLVGIIESKRGKI; translated from the coding sequence ATGAATCCGGACAATATCGTCATCACCATGGACGGAACGTGCGGCTCGGGGAAATCGACCATTGCCAAGCGCCTGGCCGACCGGCTGGGCATCATCTACCTCGATACCGGAGCCATGTACCGGGCGCTGACGTGGAAAGCGCTGCAATCGGGAGCGGATTTGGAGGATGAGGAAGCTCTGGCGCGCTTGGCCGAGAGGACCGAAATTCGACTGGAGCGCGGGGATGAGGGAACTCGGGTGTTCGTCGACGGCGGCGAAGTCACCCGGGAGATAAGAACTCCCGAAGTCACCAACGCCGTAAAATTCCTGGCGGACCCACCCGCGGTCCGCGAAATCCTGGTGCGGCGCCAGCGGGAGATCGGGGCCATGCGCCCGGTGGTCGCCGAGGGCCGCGACACCGGCACCGTGGTCTTCCCCGCCGCCGATTTCAAGTTTTTTATCGACGCTCCGATCGAGGTCAGGACCGATCGGCGGTACCGGGAGTTTCTGCAGAAAGGGATCAAGACCACCCGGGAAGAAGTGGAACGCGACCTGAAGGCGCGCGACCATGCCGACTATTCCCGCCCGGTCGGAGCCCTGAAGATGGCCGAAGACGGAATCCTGGTCGATACCGGCCAAACCAACGATATCCAGGCCAACCTCGAAAAACTGGTCGGGATCATCGAATCGAAGC